The following proteins come from a genomic window of Bradyrhizobium paxllaeri:
- a CDS encoding ABC transporter ATP-binding protein, with protein sequence MRRLASVGLRGLTKRFGSLAVVDNVSLKIDHGQLVCLLGPSGCGKTTTLRLIAGFLEPSDGEIHVGERLVSSKTRTLPPEQRNMSMIFQSYALWPHMTVTENIVYGLRLRKLDRDTIAKKLAAILATTKLEALAQRYPGELSGGQQQRVALARALIVEPETLLLDEPLSNLDANLREEMRFEIRRLHDEYRYTTVYVTHDQSEAMTTADLIAVMNGGRVDQIGTPEDIYARPESEFVARFIGASNVIKGTARDANHVAFAGATLKVVGAPLTAGQDAVVAIRQHDIGLSTQAPASTENAIKAVVTRQVYLGAARDYMVEVADGTSLRATTPTETNVPKGSEVWLTLPPERCRALSR encoded by the coding sequence GTGAGGCGATTGGCGTCCGTTGGTTTGCGCGGCCTGACCAAGCGATTTGGCTCGCTTGCGGTGGTCGATAACGTCTCGCTGAAAATCGACCATGGGCAACTGGTCTGCCTGCTCGGCCCTTCCGGCTGCGGCAAGACCACAACGCTGCGGCTGATTGCGGGCTTCCTCGAACCTTCCGACGGCGAGATCCATGTCGGGGAACGGCTGGTGTCGTCGAAAACGCGCACGCTGCCGCCCGAGCAGCGCAACATGTCGATGATCTTTCAGAGTTACGCGCTGTGGCCGCACATGACGGTGACGGAAAACATCGTCTACGGCCTGCGCCTGCGCAAGCTCGATCGCGACACCATCGCCAAGAAGCTGGCGGCAATCCTGGCCACGACAAAACTCGAGGCGCTGGCGCAGCGTTATCCCGGTGAACTCTCCGGCGGGCAGCAGCAGCGCGTGGCGCTGGCGCGCGCGCTGATCGTCGAGCCGGAGACGCTGTTGCTCGACGAGCCGCTTTCCAATCTCGATGCCAATTTGCGCGAGGAGATGCGGTTCGAGATTCGCCGGCTGCACGACGAATATCGCTACACCACCGTCTATGTCACCCACGACCAGTCCGAGGCCATGACCACGGCCGACCTGATCGCAGTCATGAACGGCGGCCGGGTCGACCAGATCGGTACGCCCGAGGACATTTACGCGCGGCCGGAATCCGAATTCGTCGCGCGCTTCATCGGCGCCAGCAACGTCATCAAGGGCACCGCGCGCGACGCCAACCATGTCGCCTTCGCGGGCGCGACATTGAAGGTCGTCGGCGCGCCGCTCACAGCGGGCCAAGACGCTGTGGTCGCGATACGGCAACACGATATCGGGCTTTCGACGCAGGCGCCGGCTTCAACAGAAAATGCGATCAAGGCGGTCGTTACGCGGCAGGTCTATCTCGGCGCGGCGCGCGACTACATGGTGGAGGTCGCCGACGGCACCAGCTTGCGCGCCACCACGCCGACCGAAACCAATGTGCCGAAAGGCAGCGAGGTCTGGCTGACACTCCCACCCGAGCGCTGCCGGGCGCTCAGCCGATAA
- a CDS encoding pyridoxal-phosphate-dependent aminotransferase family protein has protein sequence MTVRAGREFLAIPGPTTMPDEVLQAMHRPALDIYSSQMVELTESLLADLSKLFATKGKSYIYIANGHGAWEATLSNVLSRGDKVLVLESGRFAIGWGQAAAAMGAEVEVLKGDWRRAIRAAEVEARLRQDKDHTIKAIVAVQVDTASGAYNDIEAIGKAIRSTGHPALFMVDTVASLGCMPFEMDKWGIDVAMSGSQKGLMTPPGLGFVAANERALQVHKKADLRTPYWDWTEREGSEHYRKYAGTAPVHLLFALRKAIDMLHAEGLENAHLRHRLLGEAVRRAVAVWGEGQVLGFNIAEANERSNTVTTVTMNGHDPAALQRYCKEKCGVVLGTGIGELSGQAFRIAHMGHVNAPMILGTLGVVEVGLNALGIPHGKGGTEAAIEYLGENVGA, from the coding sequence ATGACCGTTCGCGCGGGCCGGGAGTTTCTGGCCATCCCGGGACCTACCACCATGCCCGACGAAGTGCTGCAGGCGATGCATCGCCCGGCGCTCGACATCTATTCCAGCCAGATGGTGGAACTGACCGAAAGCCTGCTCGCCGATCTATCAAAACTGTTCGCGACCAAGGGCAAATCCTACATCTATATCGCCAACGGCCATGGCGCGTGGGAGGCCACGCTCTCCAACGTGCTGTCGCGCGGCGACAAGGTGCTGGTGCTGGAAAGCGGGCGCTTTGCGATCGGCTGGGGCCAGGCCGCTGCCGCGATGGGCGCCGAGGTCGAGGTGCTCAAGGGCGACTGGCGGCGTGCGATCCGAGCGGCCGAGGTCGAGGCGCGGCTGAGGCAGGACAAGGATCACACCATCAAGGCGATCGTGGCGGTGCAGGTCGATACGGCTTCCGGCGCCTATAACGACATCGAGGCGATCGGCAAGGCGATCAGATCGACCGGACATCCGGCGCTGTTCATGGTCGACACCGTGGCGTCGCTCGGCTGCATGCCGTTCGAGATGGACAAATGGGGCATCGATGTCGCGATGTCCGGCTCGCAGAAGGGCCTGATGACGCCGCCGGGCTTAGGCTTCGTCGCCGCCAACGAGCGCGCGCTGCAGGTTCACAAGAAGGCCGATCTGCGCACGCCCTATTGGGACTGGACCGAGCGCGAAGGCAGCGAGCACTACCGCAAATATGCCGGCACCGCGCCGGTGCATCTGCTGTTCGCGCTGCGCAAGGCGATCGACATGCTCCATGCCGAGGGGCTGGAGAACGCGCATCTGCGCCATCGCCTGCTCGGCGAAGCGGTGCGCCGCGCGGTTGCGGTGTGGGGCGAGGGCCAGGTGCTCGGCTTCAACATCGCGGAAGCCAATGAGCGCTCCAACACGGTGACGACGGTGACCATGAACGGGCACGATCCCGCCGCGCTGCAGCGCTACTGCAAGGAGAAATGCGGCGTGGTGCTCGGCACCGGAATCGGCGAACTCTCCGGCCAGGCGTTCCGCATCGCCCATATGGGCCATGTGAATGCGCCGATGATTTTGGGCACGCTCGGCGTGGTCGAAGTCGGCCTCAACGCGCTCGGCATTCCCCACGGCAAGGGCGGAACCGAAGCCGCGATCGAATATCTCGGCGAGAACGTCGGGGCGTAA